In the genome of Sphingomonas naphthae, one region contains:
- a CDS encoding CaiB/BaiF CoA transferase family protein — translation MTDDLGVSPMQDALAGVRVLDFSAVMAGPYATRMLADLGADVIKVESMEGDQVRARPPLREGHSTYFGHLNAGKRSIALNLKSPDAVALIEGMVPRFDVVMENFRPGVMKRLGLDYAALSKINPRLIYCSISGYGQTGPRALDPAYAPVVHASSGFDMVNMDYQDGAADRPANSGIFIADVLGGTHAFGAIQAALYQREKTGRGQFIDLSMMEAMTGMLVFETQQAQFPAPRRPIYTPLKTSDGFIMVAPTSPRNFEQLADAVGHPEWRDDPRFRTNADRNANWATLLALAEEWTIERPALEAERILSQHGVPCARYREVAELLDDPQMAARGAFATISDAAGEYRVTNPPFRMSASRTEARDLVAGLGEHGGEVLAAELGLDEPAITALRASGALG, via the coding sequence GTGACCGACGATCTCGGCGTTTCACCGATGCAGGATGCGCTGGCCGGCGTGCGCGTGCTCGATTTCTCGGCGGTGATGGCCGGGCCCTATGCCACGCGGATGCTCGCCGATCTGGGTGCCGACGTCATCAAGGTGGAATCGATGGAGGGCGATCAGGTGCGCGCCCGCCCGCCGCTGCGTGAGGGGCACAGCACCTATTTCGGCCACCTCAACGCCGGCAAGCGCAGCATCGCGCTCAACCTGAAATCGCCCGACGCGGTGGCGCTGATCGAGGGGATGGTGCCGCGCTTCGACGTGGTGATGGAGAATTTCCGCCCCGGCGTGATGAAGCGGCTGGGCCTCGATTACGCGGCGCTGTCGAAGATCAACCCACGCCTGATCTATTGCTCGATCTCGGGCTATGGCCAGACCGGGCCGCGCGCGCTCGATCCGGCCTATGCGCCCGTCGTTCACGCCTCCAGCGGCTTCGACATGGTCAATATGGATTATCAGGACGGCGCGGCCGATCGCCCGGCCAACAGCGGCATCTTCATCGCCGACGTGCTGGGCGGCACCCATGCCTTCGGTGCGATCCAGGCGGCGCTCTACCAGCGCGAAAAGACCGGGCGGGGCCAGTTTATCGATCTGTCGATGATGGAGGCGATGACGGGCATGCTGGTGTTCGAGACCCAGCAGGCGCAATTTCCCGCGCCCCGCCGCCCGATCTACACGCCCCTCAAGACGAGCGACGGCTTCATCATGGTGGCGCCGACCAGCCCGCGCAATTTCGAGCAGCTCGCCGATGCCGTCGGCCATCCCGAATGGCGGGACGATCCCCGCTTCCGCACCAATGCCGATCGCAACGCCAATTGGGCGACCCTACTGGCGCTGGCCGAGGAATGGACGATCGAGCGGCCGGCGCTGGAGGCCGAGCGCATCCTCTCCCAGCATGGCGTGCCGTGCGCGCGCTATCGCGAGGTGGCGGAATTGCTGGACGATCCGCAGATGGCGGCGCGCGGCGCCTTCGCCACGATCAGCGACGCGGCGGGCGAATATCGCGTGACCAACCCGCCGTTCCGCATGTCGGCCTCGCGGACGGAGGCGCGCGATCTGGTCGCTGGGCTCGGCGAACATGGCGGCGAGGTGCTGGCGGCGGAACTGGGCCTCGACGAGCCCGCGATCACCGCGCTGCGCGCATCGGGCGCGTTGGGATAA
- a CDS encoding FadR/GntR family transcriptional regulator codes for MASKPSGKTQRAFEIICERIRNDLATGALKPGDKLPAERELAAQFQVSRSALREALRSLEVAGILRNLKGVKGGAFVQEAAPDRIVQAMQDYVSLGDITLRELTEARIAMQDVIVRLACARASEADLVELEEIAAATQTVSDVAARYQCAIAYYKVLARATGNRIFGIFVDSLSSILQQFVRGPDYETLQESLIDSRLRLVAHLRAGDADAAATEMREHLERVHDHVRRNVKGQLADRL; via the coding sequence ATGGCCAGCAAACCCTCCGGCAAGACCCAGCGCGCGTTCGAGATCATCTGTGAGCGGATCCGCAACGATCTGGCGACGGGCGCGCTCAAGCCCGGCGACAAATTGCCCGCCGAGCGCGAACTGGCGGCGCAATTCCAGGTCAGCCGCAGCGCGCTGCGCGAGGCGCTGCGCAGTCTGGAAGTCGCCGGCATCCTGCGCAACCTGAAGGGGGTGAAGGGCGGCGCCTTCGTACAGGAGGCCGCGCCCGACCGGATCGTGCAGGCGATGCAGGACTACGTCAGCCTGGGCGACATCACGCTCCGCGAACTCACCGAGGCGCGGATCGCGATGCAGGACGTGATCGTCCGCCTCGCCTGCGCGCGCGCCAGCGAGGCCGATCTGGTCGAGCTGGAGGAGATCGCCGCCGCGACCCAGACAGTGTCCGATGTCGCCGCGCGCTACCAATGCGCGATCGCTTATTACAAGGTGCTGGCGCGGGCGACGGGCAACCGCATCTTCGGCATCTTCGTCGATTCGCTCTCCTCGATCCTCCAGCAATTCGTGCGCGGGCCGGATTACGAGACGTTGCAGGAATCGCTGATCGACTCCCGCCTGCGCCTCGTCGCCCATCTGCGCGCGGGCGATGCGGATGCAGCCGCGACCGAGATGCGCGAACATCTCGAACGAGTCCACGATCACGTTCGCCGCAACGTGAAAGGCCAGCTCGCCGACCGCCTTTGA
- a CDS encoding aldehyde dehydrogenase family protein: protein MAYKLLIDGKLVDGAATLDVIDPATGAVFETCARADAAQLDEAVAAAKRAFPAWSALPHAERRVYLERLADAMEARFAEFCTLLTREQGKPTPQAQFEIGGTVAALRYFAAQDLPIELIRETEQEKIVEQRIPLGVIAAITPWNFPIILLMLKLAPALAIGNTMVAKPAPSTPLTTALFGELAADILPPGVLNVIVDANDLGARLTDHPDVAKVSFTGSTATGKRVMASAAGTLKRLTLELGGNDAAIILDDADVKTVAPKVFDAAMINAGQVCLAVKRVYAPRPMMDALCAEFARLGAEAVVDDGLNQGATIGPVQNKAQYDKVLALIDEAKSEGRVVVGGEPLGRDGYFIAPTVIRDLPDDARLVREEQFGPVFPVLAYDDLDEVIARANDSDFGLGGTIWTSDPDRGMAVALRIHSGTVWVNKHLDMPFDIPFGGAKQSGLGREQGVDGMKEFTQAKIINIAKR from the coding sequence ATGGCCTACAAGCTCCTGATCGACGGTAAGCTGGTCGATGGCGCCGCGACGCTCGACGTGATCGATCCGGCGACCGGCGCGGTGTTCGAGACGTGCGCGCGCGCCGATGCGGCGCAGCTCGACGAGGCGGTCGCGGCGGCGAAGCGGGCGTTCCCCGCCTGGTCGGCGCTGCCCCATGCCGAGCGGCGCGTCTATCTGGAGCGGCTGGCCGATGCGATGGAGGCGCGCTTCGCCGAATTCTGCACGCTCCTCACCCGCGAACAGGGCAAGCCGACCCCGCAGGCGCAGTTCGAGATCGGCGGCACCGTGGCGGCGCTGCGCTATTTCGCCGCGCAGGATCTGCCGATCGAACTGATCCGCGAAACCGAGCAGGAGAAGATCGTCGAGCAGCGCATCCCGCTCGGCGTGATCGCCGCCATCACGCCCTGGAATTTCCCGATCATCCTACTGATGCTGAAGCTCGCCCCCGCGCTCGCGATCGGCAACACGATGGTCGCCAAGCCCGCCCCCTCGACCCCGCTCACCACCGCTCTGTTCGGCGAGCTGGCGGCGGATATCCTGCCACCGGGCGTGCTGAACGTGATCGTCGACGCCAATGATCTGGGCGCGCGCCTCACCGATCATCCCGATGTCGCCAAGGTCAGCTTCACCGGATCGACCGCCACCGGCAAGCGGGTAATGGCGAGCGCGGCCGGCACGCTCAAGCGCCTCACCCTCGAACTGGGCGGCAACGATGCCGCGATCATCCTCGACGATGCCGATGTGAAGACCGTCGCGCCCAAGGTGTTCGACGCGGCGATGATCAACGCCGGCCAGGTGTGCCTCGCGGTCAAGCGCGTCTACGCCCCCCGGCCGATGATGGACGCGCTGTGCGCCGAATTCGCGCGGCTGGGCGCCGAAGCGGTGGTCGACGACGGGCTCAACCAGGGCGCCACGATCGGCCCGGTGCAGAACAAGGCGCAATATGACAAGGTGCTGGCGCTGATCGACGAGGCCAAGTCCGAGGGCCGGGTCGTCGTCGGCGGCGAGCCGCTGGGCCGCGACGGCTATTTCATCGCCCCTACCGTCATCCGCGACCTGCCCGACGATGCCCGCCTCGTGCGCGAGGAGCAGTTCGGCCCGGTCTTCCCGGTGCTGGCCTACGACGATCTCGACGAGGTGATCGCCCGCGCCAACGACAGCGATTTCGGCCTCGGCGGCACGATCTGGACCAGCGATCCCGATCGCGGAATGGCGGTCGCGCTGCGCATCCATTCGGGCACGGTGTGGGTGAACAAGCACCTCGACATGCCGTTCGACATCCCCTTCGGCGGGGCCAAGCAATCCGGCCTCGGCCGCGAGCAGGGTGTGGACGGCATGAAGGAATTCACCCAGGCCAAGATCATCAATATCGCCAAGCGGTGA
- a CDS encoding electron transfer flavoprotein subunit alpha/FixB family protein, with translation MSVLVWVEHDGGAVKDATLSAVTAAAKLGDVHALVAGEGVAAVADAAGKIAGVARVLLADDAAYAHALPENVAPLVVGLMGDHDAFVAPATSNGKNIAPRVAALLDVMQISDILSVESADTFTRPIYAGNAIATVKSSDAKKVITVRGTAFDKAGREGGSASVEAVTGAGDSGLSTFAGAEIAKSERPELTSAKIIVSGGRALGSEEQFHAVIDPLADRLGAGVGASRAAVDAGYAPNDYQVGQTGKIVAPEVYVAIGISGAIQHLAGMKDSKTIIAINKDEDAPIFQVADIGLVGDLFKIVPELTGKL, from the coding sequence ATGAGCGTCCTCGTCTGGGTCGAGCATGATGGCGGCGCCGTGAAGGACGCCACCCTGTCGGCCGTCACCGCCGCCGCGAAGCTGGGCGACGTCCATGCGCTGGTCGCGGGCGAGGGCGTCGCCGCCGTCGCCGATGCCGCCGGCAAGATCGCGGGCGTCGCCAGGGTGCTGCTCGCCGACGATGCGGCCTATGCGCACGCGCTGCCGGAGAATGTCGCGCCGCTGGTGGTGGGCCTGATGGGCGACCACGACGCCTTCGTGGCGCCGGCGACCTCCAACGGCAAGAACATCGCCCCGCGCGTCGCGGCTTTGCTCGATGTGATGCAGATCAGCGATATCCTCTCGGTCGAGAGCGCCGACACCTTCACCCGGCCGATCTACGCCGGCAACGCCATCGCCACCGTCAAGTCGAGCGATGCGAAGAAGGTCATCACCGTGCGCGGCACGGCGTTCGACAAGGCGGGCCGCGAGGGTGGCTCGGCCAGTGTCGAGGCCGTCACGGGCGCGGGCGACAGCGGTCTGTCGACCTTCGCGGGCGCCGAGATCGCCAAGTCGGAGCGGCCGGAGCTGACCTCGGCGAAGATCATCGTCTCGGGCGGCCGCGCGCTAGGCTCGGAAGAGCAGTTCCACGCCGTCATCGATCCGCTGGCCGACAGACTGGGCGCCGGTGTCGGCGCCTCCCGCGCGGCGGTCGACGCGGGCTATGCGCCGAACGACTATCAGGTCGGCCAGACCGGCAAGATCGTGGCGCCGGAAGTGTATGTCGCCATCGGCATCTCGGGCGCGATCCAGCACCTCGCCGGCATGAAGGACAGCAAGACCATCATCGCCATCAACAAGGACGAGGACGCCCCGATCTTCCAGGTCGCCGACATCGGCCTCGTCGGCGACCTGTTCAAGATCGTACCGGAACTCACCGGCAAGCTCTGA
- a CDS encoding acyl-CoA dehydrogenase family protein, protein MDFELPDEVKEFCDVTRDIVRDLLPYELEFQETGKVPPIVRQTLIDNGYFGLGLPEEYGGLGMGALAQCAVQIELARLPPQFWTELRPLMGPGAKNILNHGTPEQKARLIPGMVDGTIPIAFALTEPHCGSDLASMRTTAVRQGKGWVINGSKTYISNGKNAKEVIVYAYTDKSAGRKGISAFLMNAETPGYSIDGTIPLMGTATPGVYEMSFNECFVPADALLGEEGAAFGYALEGLNEGRLNVGATAVGMGEYALELAIDQAKTRPAFGGVIADFQAIRHYIATMATDMRAARLILLDACWRYDQGEKRRELASMAKLFATEAGSRTVDTAVQIFGGSGYCRGFAVERMYRDIRITRIYEGSTEIQKNTIARELLR, encoded by the coding sequence GTGGATTTTGAGCTGCCCGACGAGGTCAAGGAATTTTGCGACGTCACGCGCGACATCGTGCGCGACCTGCTGCCTTACGAGCTGGAGTTTCAGGAAACCGGCAAGGTGCCGCCGATCGTGCGCCAGACGCTGATCGACAACGGCTATTTCGGCCTGGGCCTGCCGGAAGAATATGGCGGCCTGGGCATGGGCGCGCTGGCGCAATGCGCGGTGCAGATCGAGCTTGCCCGCCTCCCCCCGCAATTCTGGACCGAGTTGCGCCCGCTGATGGGGCCGGGCGCCAAGAATATCCTCAACCACGGCACGCCGGAGCAGAAGGCGCGGCTGATCCCCGGCATGGTCGACGGCACCATCCCGATCGCCTTCGCGCTGACCGAGCCGCATTGCGGTTCCGATCTCGCCTCGATGCGCACCACCGCCGTGCGGCAGGGCAAAGGCTGGGTCATCAACGGCAGCAAGACCTATATTTCCAACGGCAAGAACGCCAAGGAAGTGATCGTCTACGCCTACACCGACAAATCGGCCGGGCGTAAGGGCATCTCCGCTTTCCTGATGAACGCCGAGACGCCGGGCTATTCGATCGACGGGACGATCCCGCTGATGGGCACCGCCACGCCGGGCGTGTACGAAATGTCGTTCAACGAATGTTTCGTGCCGGCCGACGCGCTGCTGGGCGAGGAAGGCGCGGCGTTCGGTTATGCGCTGGAGGGGCTGAACGAGGGCCGCCTCAACGTCGGCGCGACGGCGGTCGGCATGGGTGAATATGCGCTTGAACTGGCGATCGACCAAGCCAAGACGCGCCCGGCCTTCGGCGGCGTCATCGCCGATTTCCAGGCGATCCGCCATTATATCGCGACGATGGCGACCGACATGCGCGCCGCGCGCCTGATCCTGCTCGACGCCTGCTGGCGCTACGATCAGGGCGAGAAGCGCCGCGAACTGGCCTCGATGGCCAAGCTGTTCGCGACCGAGGCGGGCAGCCGCACGGTCGACACGGCGGTGCAGATCTTCGGCGGTTCGGGCTATTGCCGCGGCTTCGCGGTGGAGCGGATGTACCGCGATATCCGCATCACGCGGATCTACGAGGGCTCGACCGAAATCCAGAAGAACACGATCGCGCGCGAACTGCTGCGCTGA
- a CDS encoding electron transfer flavoprotein subunit beta/FixA family protein: protein MKVLVPVKRVIDYNVKPRVKMDGSGVDLANVKMSMNPFDEIAMEEAIRLREKGVATEVVAVSIGVAKAQETLRTALAMGADRAILVVNEGDVEPLAVAKILKGIVDEEQPGLVILGKQAIDDDSNQTGQMLAALTGRPQGTFASKVEVSGEQVSVTREVDGGLETVTLALPAIVTTDLRLNEPRYASLPNIMKAKSKPLAQKTPADYGVDVTPRLTTVTVVEPPKRVAGVKVADVDELVAKLKNMGVAA, encoded by the coding sequence ATGAAGGTATTGGTGCCCGTGAAGCGGGTGATCGATTACAATGTGAAGCCGCGCGTGAAGATGGACGGTTCGGGCGTCGATCTGGCGAACGTGAAGATGTCGATGAACCCGTTCGACGAGATTGCGATGGAAGAGGCGATCCGGCTGCGCGAGAAGGGTGTCGCGACGGAAGTCGTGGCGGTGTCGATCGGGGTGGCCAAGGCGCAGGAGACGCTGCGCACGGCGCTGGCGATGGGTGCGGATCGCGCGATCCTGGTGGTGAACGAGGGCGATGTCGAGCCGCTGGCGGTGGCCAAGATCCTGAAGGGCATCGTCGACGAGGAGCAGCCGGGTCTGGTGATCCTGGGCAAGCAGGCGATCGACGACGACAGCAACCAGACCGGCCAGATGCTGGCGGCGCTGACCGGGCGGCCGCAGGGCACTTTCGCCTCGAAGGTCGAGGTGTCGGGCGAGCAAGTGTCGGTGACGCGCGAGGTCGATGGCGGGCTCGAGACGGTGACGCTGGCGCTGCCGGCCATCGTGACGACCGACCTGCGCCTCAACGAGCCGCGCTATGCCAGCCTGCCGAACATCATGAAGGCCAAGTCCAAGCCCTTGGCGCAGAAGACCCCCGCCGATTACGGCGTGGACGTGACCCCGCGTCTCACGACGGTGACGGTGGTCGAGCCCCCCAAGCGGGTCGCCGGCGTCAAGGTCGCCGATGTGGATGAACTGGTGGCGAAACTGAAGAATATGGGAGTGGCGGCATGA